In the genome of Epinephelus fuscoguttatus linkage group LG4, E.fuscoguttatus.final_Chr_v1, the window GGCATGAATCTTTACCCCAGCCTTGTAAACTCCTTGGGAGTTTAGTTGTTTACAAggcacagagctgactgtaaacaggcaAGATGCTGTTTGCAAACTGGTAAAAAGCCCAGTTGAGACACATTCTGAAAGCGCCTTGTATATGACCAAAGACTGCCATTAAAACTTCATTGGAAAGTGCTATGATCAGTATAAGGCCTGATTTGGAACATCTAAACATAACCTTTAAATGTGCCATACCGAATTTGGAACATTGTCATATTCTAAATAAGAGGAATACTAATGTGCATGTAAGTGTACCCATTGTATGAAGGGGACTGGCAGAGGTGGCACCAAGTAGCCACTCTGCTAATTTACCTCCAGTTTTTTATCTAGCACAACAGAAATATCACTACTCTCAATAAAAGGAAGAGCAGGACAATGAATTGTGCATTTTTTCATGCAATATAGCCCACAACGATCAGGTGTAATTCTATGACCCTGCTGAAATCAGTagaaaaaaacttttcaaatCCAAACTGTGGAAAAGAAAAGGAGTGTTCAACTGATCAGGCAGGAAAGTACCCAGGTATATACAAAACCAAACCACCTTTGGCTGGTATccaattttctttttctaactaaatataaaaaggaagtTTTCCAAAGCAGAACCAATACGTACTACTTCCAGTTGGGGGCCAGTACTCTCTTGGTCTTGTAGTAACGGGCCAGCCTGTGGATCCTGCTCTCAATGAGAATCAGGCGGAACTTGGCATCCTTGTCCTGCAAGTAAAGTAACATGTTTTAGGTAAATGTAACATGTTTTGGATTACTGAACATATGCATCCACCTATGTAATCCCGAATACCTGCCTCTGCCAACAGCACAATCACTACTGCTGTCATTTCCTTGGTATCTTTATCCGTGACCATATTGGttttaatacaattttaaaaacaagCACCTAATTTCATGGAAGAAAAAGCCAAATTTTATGTGAAAATATGCAATTCTGCTGAAACTCAAATTGCAACTGTATACCCAATTTAAATAAATGGAAACCGGCTTGTTTATCCAAGTTAGGGTGTGCAGGAACGGAGgaatgtcgtatgctgtaaaaccctctgaggcaaattgttaaaACTGATTGACTGACCATTAGGTGGCACTTTTAAATCATTACTTTTTTGTAACGTGCTCACTCAGAGCATAATATGGTTGGAAATGTATCTACGAACAACTCAGACAATCTTACTAAGACATAAAGCTGAGTTTATGAGCCACAATGTTACAGTAGCAAACTACACCAGATGCCGCTCTAAATCATGTTGAAAATTACTATAAATGGTCTCAATATCTGACCCATGTCTTGTTAtacctttctgtttctctccagATGCTTCCTGACTGCCACGGCCTTCTTGATGAGGTGGTAGAGATCCTCGGGCAGGTCAGGGGCCAGACCCTTGGACTTCAGGATCCTCAGGATCTTGTTGCCAGTGACAAAACGTACTTGAGCCACACCATGGGAGTCCCTCAGAATCACACCTAGACAAGGTGACAAACAGGTTTATTAGTTATGCACTGTATGTAGGTCACAAACAAGCTGCATGCTTTATTCAACTGTCAAAAAACGCATAACATTTAATAAATGTCAGAGTC includes:
- the rps13 gene encoding 40S ribosomal protein S13, which encodes MGRMHAPGKGLSQSALPYRRSVPTWLKLTSDDVKEQIFKLAKKGLTPSQIGVILRDSHGVAQVRFVTGNKILRILKSKGLAPDLPEDLYHLIKKAVAVRKHLERNRKDKDAKFRLILIESRIHRLARYYKTKRVLAPNWKYESSTASALVA